A window of Diospyros lotus cultivar Yz01 chromosome 14, ASM1463336v1, whole genome shotgun sequence contains these coding sequences:
- the LOC127790586 gene encoding ethylene-responsive transcription factor WIN1-like: protein MQSKKFRGVRQRHWGSWVAEIRHPLLKRRVWLGTFETAEEAARAYDEAAVLMSGRNAKTNFPISAVSNHSANINGGSSSSTSNLSAKLSRCCKSPSPSLTCLRLDPESSHIGVWQKRAGPRSDSSWVMTVELESRKSGKAPEGEGPSEVQPEEEGPPPAIAEGLPEEEKMALQMIEELLNRN from the exons ATGCAATCAAAGAAGTTCAGAGGTGTCAGGCAGCGCCACTGGGGCTCCTGGGTCGCTGAGATTCGCCATCCTCTCCt GAAGAGGAGGGTGTGGCTGGGGACTTTCGAGACCGCCGAGGAGGCGGCGAGGGCCTACGACGAGGCAGCGGTGCTGATGAGCGGCCGGAATGCCAAGACCAATTTCCCCATCAGTGCCGTCTCCAATCACTCGGCTAACATCAATGGCGGCTCCAGCTCGTCCACGTCCAACCTCAGCGCCAAGCTCAGCCGCTGCTGCAAGTCGCCATCGCCGTCTCTGACCTGTCTGAGGCTCGACCCGGAGAGCTCCCACATCGGAGTGTGGCAGAAGCGAGCCGGCCCCCGCTCGGATTCCAGCTGGGTCATGACCGTCGAGCTGGAAAGCAGGAAGAGCGGGAAAGCGCCGGAGGGGGAAGGGCCGTCGGAGGTCCAGCCTGAAGAGGAGGGGCCGCCGCCTGCTATCGCAGAGGGCTTGCCGGAGGAAGAGAAAATGGCGCTGCAGATGATTGAGGAGCTCCTGAACAGAAATTGA